AATGAATTTTCACCGGATTCAGAAGTTGAATTCCCCAGGTATTTACCCTTTTCGCCATAATATTTATTCTCATAGCTGCCATCCTTGCCCATAATGGTCTCAGTCCTGATTCCCTTGATGTCTTCATCATAGATAATTGTCTGGGAAGGTGTAGAATTCTCGTATACAGTAAGGCTGTTATAATAATATTCACTTTCCGGATCCTTATAACTGAAGATTTTTCCGGAGAAAGTACCATCTGCCTTATAGACCATATCTTCCAGCAATCTACCTTTATCATCATAAGATTGAGAAGGTCCCACCTGTTTCCCGTTAGAATAAGTTACCATGCTCATTACCTTTCCTTCGGGAGTATACCATGTTACTTTTCCATCGAAAACCTCATTGCTTGGAGTAGTATCAGAAGCCAGGCCTTCCATTTGAAGAGTTCCGTTTTTGTAAAAATCCTTGATTAAGGTAAGCTTACCCTTTGCAGAAGTTTCACGGTAATATTCCATGTTCTCCTTTGTCGTTTTTTCCCAATTCTCATCGAAATAAATTTTTTCCTGAGCATATACGTTGATGCTGAGTACCAGCGCAAGTAACGCGGATGTAAATAGTTTTTTCATGTTTTTATTAAGGTTTGATTTTTTGTTTAAGGTTAATTCGCTTTCGTGTACTACTGAAAGTAAGAGGGTAAAAGCTGTTGAAGAGACGAGATAAATCTGTCTGAAATAATTTTACATTGAAATTGTGTTTAAATATCATAAGTCCGAAGACAATAAAATATGTGGTGCTTTTTGATTTAAAACCCCAAATATAAATCAATTTGACGAGAAATATAAATAAAATGAACCGATTTGTTCACTTTTGCGTGTAAAAATCTGATTACAATCGTTTTAAAGAATCTGAAAATACCATTCAGGAAACCATAAACCCCCGGATTATTTCTGAGCATCGGATATACGATAAAATTTATTAAATTTAGCCAACAGAAAAATCTAATATTTCATGATAGATAAAAGAGTAAAAAATGCAAAGGAGGCCATCGAGGGAATTAAAGATGGAATGACACTGATGCTGGGCGGGTTTGGACTTTGTGGAATCCCTGAAAATTCAATTAATGCTTTGGTAGAAAGTGATGTGAAAGATTTAACATGCATCTCAAACAACGCTGGAGTAGATGATTTCGGATTAGGATTACTTCTTCACAAAAGACAGATAAAAAAAATGATTTCGTCTTATGTAGGAGAAAATGCTGAATTTGAAAGACAAATGCTTTCAGGAGAGCTTGATGTTGAACTAACTCCACAAGGAACCTTGGCAGAAAAATGCAGAGCAGCGCAGGCCGGAATTCCTGCTTTTTATACCCCTGCAGGCTATGGAACTGAGATAGCAGAAGGAAAAGAAGTGAAAGAATTTCACGGAAAACCTCATATTCTGGAACATGCCTATGAAGCAGATTATTCTATTGTAAAAGCATGGAAAGGAGATCACGCCGGAAACCTTATTTTCAAAGGATCCGCAAGAAACTTCAATCACCCAATGGCTGGAGCAGCGAAAATTACGATTGCTGAAGTAGAAGAATTGGTAGAACCGGGAGAATTAGACCCCAACCAGATCCATATTCCGGGAATCATGATCCAGAGAATTTTCCAGGGTGAGAAATTTGAAAAAAGAATAGAACAACGTACAACCAGAAAAAAATAAGAAGAATGTTATCAAAAGAAGATATCGCAAGACGTATTTCCAAAGAAGTTAAGGATGGTTATTACGTAAACCTGGGAATAGGAATTCCAACTCTGGTTGCCAACTACGTTTCAGAAAATATTTCCGTAGAATTTCAAAGTGAAAATGGAGTGCTGGGAATGGGGCCTTTCCCTTTTGAAGGTGAAGAAGATGCAGACATCATCAATGCCGGAAAACAAACCATCACTATTTTGCCGGGTGGTTCATTCTTCGATTCAGCTTTTAGTTTCGGAATGATTCGCGGACAAAAAGTTGACCTTACCATTCTTGGAGCGATGGAAGTTTCAGAGAACGGAGATATTGCCAACTGGAAAATTCCGGGAAAAATGGTAAAAGGAATGGGAGGAGCAATGGATTTGGTGGCTTCTGCAGAAAATATTATCGTAGCAATGATGCACGTAAACAAAGCAGGAGAGAGCAAGATTCTTAAAAAATGTACACTGCCCTTAACAGGAGTAAATTGTGTAAAAAGAGTGGTTACGGAATTAGCCGTATTGGACATCACCCCGAACGGATTCAAACTGGTGGAAAGAGCACCGGGTGTTTCAGTAGAAGACATTATCAAAGCTACAGAAGCAGATCTGATCATTGATGGCGAAGTTCCTGAAATGCAGCTATAAGTAAAATACAAAACCTTGCCCACAGCGAGGTTTTTTTATTGTACAAGATTGTTTTTTGTGGGGATATGTATTCCTTTACATGACAGAGGAAGCCGAAACACAAAAAATAAAGACTGTCTCAGTTATGAAGCAGTCTTTTATTTTATCCATTAAGATACAGCGGTTATTATCAATCTAATTTGTAACCTCAAATATCTAACTTCTAATTCTTATTTATTATCCTGTGCCCCGAAAACCTTCTGCAATATGCTGGTAGTTCTCATAGCCGGAGTATTTCTGATTCCGCTTTCCTTATCAGCTACCATTTTGAAAACCCCATTGATGGTTTCAGTGGTAACATACTCATTAAGGTCTGTTGTTACAGATTGTCCTGTAAATGTATTATATTTTGAAATAAGGTTTTTCCAAACAGTATCTGCACCTACTTTTCCTAGTGAAGCTTTTACTTTGGGCTGGAAAGCTGTAAATAACTGACTTTGTGTTTTGCCTTTTAAATAGTTGGTAGCAGCATTATCCGTTCCCAATAAGATATTCTTAGCATCTGTAATGGTCATAGAGGTGATCGCATTGGTGAAAATAGGAGCCGCTTCCGTTACTGCATCCTCAGCAGCTCTGTTAAGCAACTTTACTCCTTCATCTGCAAGGCTTCCCATACCAAGGGAACGTAGCGTAGTATCAACCTTTCTCAGTTTTTCAGGCATTAAGATTTTTACCGCTTCATTTTTTAGAAAACCGTCATTTAAAGCCAGTTTTTTCACTCCATCCGTTACCCCAATACTCAAGGCTTCCTTTAATCCCGAAGAGATTTGGGTTGATGTAAGATTTCCAAGGTTGGCCGTAGAACTTTTAATAGGTGTAGCAGTTGTTGTATTCGTATTCGTACTCGTTGTTGTGGAACCTTTAGTAGCTGGCGGCGTATTAAGGTCAATACCTGTTTTATCCTTAACCGTAGACTTGATGATATCAAGAAGCTGAGCCTGAGTAGATATTGAAAATAATAATCCTGCTGCTATAAAAATGCTTTTTCTCATTGTATTTTTTTACAAATTTAGATGTTTAATCTTTTAAGTGACGTATGCTATCAAAAAATAAACCATAAAATTTTATAAATTTAAATAATTATCTTTTTTTTAATTCAAAATTTTGATTTGTAGTTACTTATAATATTAGTGTTTACTGAGTTTTAAATGGAAACATTCCTACAATTATAAGTTTTAAAATAAACTTCTCGACCATTTAATTATTCAAAAGTTTTAGAAAATAAGTATATTAGCTATACCGTTAACCCAATCCAATGACTCGTATTTTTTTAGCATTTTTTATAATGACTTCAAGTCTTGTTTTTTCACAAAATAAATTGAACCTGATCCCTTATCCTCAAAATGTTGAGATAAAAGAGGGGAGTTTTATTCTTTCCGAAGTGTTGAATATGAGCAATGATTTGCCTAAAAAAGAAACAGATTATTTCAGAAAGCGTATGGGTTCTATGATAACATTGAAAGACTCTAAAAAATCAGATGCCCAATTGGTTTATTCTCAGTGGCCAAAAGCCTCTGCAGGAAAGGAAGAATCTTATAGTATAGAGATTTTACCCAAACGAATTCTCATTCAATCCTATACTCAGCAAGGATATTTTCTGGCGATTCAAACCCTGATTCAGTTATTTGAAAATTATCAGACTGAAAAGAAAATTCCGGCCATGAAGATTGAGGACCAACCCAAGTTTGCTTGGCGGGGAATGCATCTGGACGTTTGCCGTCATTTTTTTACCGTTGATGAGGTAAAGCAATACATCGATTATCTGGCGATGTACAAAATGAATACCTTTCACTGGCATTTAACAGATGATCAAGGCTGGAGAATTGAAATTAAAAAATATCCAAAGTTAACACAAATCGGTTCAAAACGTAAGGAATCCATGATTGGTGCTTACGTTGATAATACTTTTGACGGAAAGCCTTATGGACCATACTTTTATACTCAGGAGCAAATAAAAGATGTAGTGAAATATGCTCAGGAAAGACACATAACGATTGTTCCTGAAATTGAAATGCCTGGGCATGCCTTGGCTGCATTATCAGCTTATCCGGAGCTGGCATGTACCAAAGGACCTTTTGAGGCAGCCACAAAATGGGGCGTTTTTGACGATGTATTTTGCCCTAAAGATGAAACATTTAAGTTTTTGGAAAACGTTTTGGATGAGGTTATTCAGCTATTTCCATCACAATATATTCACATTGGCGGAGATGAATGCCCTAAAACACGATGGAAAGAATGCGCCCATTGCCAGGAACTTATCAAAAAAAATAATTTGAAGGATGAACATGGGTTGCAAAGTTATTTTATCCAAAGAATTGAAAAATATGTCAACAGTAAAGGTCGAAAGATTATTGGCTGGGACGAAATTTTAGAGGGAGGATTGGCTCCTAATGCAGCGGTTATGAGCTGGACAGGAGTAAACGGAGGTATTGAAGCCGCAAAGTCAAAGCATTTTGCTGTAATGACGCCCGGAGCATATTGTTATTTTGACCATTATCAGGGAGATCCGCAGACAGAACCCAATGCTTTTGGAGGTTTTACACCACTGGAAAAAGTTTATTCCTATAATCCGATTCCTGATGAATTGAATGCGGAGCAGGCAAAGTATATTTTGGGGGTTCAGGCCAATCTATGGACAGAATACATTCTGGATTTCAAGCAGGTTCAGTATATGATTTTTCCTAGATTGATGGCGCTTTCGGAAGTAGGATGGGGAACTTCGGATCCTAAGAATTATAAAGAATTTGAAAGCAGAGTGATACACCAGTTTAAGGTTTTGGACAAAATGAATGTAAATTATGCCAAAAGCATTTACAATATTTCAGGAAAGGTAATTTCTGCCAATAAAGGTATTGCCTATGAACTTTCAACCTCACAAAATTCAAATGGAATAAGATATACTCTGGATGGAACTACTCCCACAATACATTCTAAAACGTATCAGGGTCCTGTTTCAATACCTGGTTCTTTAACTATAAAATCTGCTTATTTTGAAGATGGGAAGCTTAAAAGCGCTGTCTCTTCACAGCAATTTATCATTTCAAAAGCAACAGGAAAAAATATTACTCTTGAACAGCTACCAAGCGAAAATTATTCTTTTGGGGGCGCCTTTACCCTTGTAGACGGAATTATTGGCAACCCAAAGCAGCTGGGCAAAACATGGTTGGGCTTTATGGGAAAAGATGTGGCGGCAACAATAGATTTCGGACAGAAGACGGATTTTTCAGAGGTTTATTTTAATACATTGCAAAATAAAGGAAGCTGGATCCACCTTGCAAAATCTGCCCAGATTTTCGTCTCTGATGACAATAAAAACTTTAAACTCATCAAGGAAATAGGAAAGGCGAAAATTGAAAATGCCAATGGGAAAATTAAATTGAATGTTGGCCAGCAAAGCTCAAGATATATGAAGCTGAGAATAGAAAATGCTGGAATTATTCCGGCAGGAAACCCTGGTGCTGATTCAAAAGCATGGCTGTTTGTTGATGAAATTGGCGTAAATTAGCAACTATTGAATTTTACAAGATGCAAGACACGATACTTTCCTCAGAGTTTTCATCATCACCGGAATTGGTTGAAAAATTATACCAGAACGGGATTACTAAAAATTACAATCAGGGAGATATTATTTTAGACGAAAATGCTTCCATACGCTCTATTCCTATCGTAATGAAAGGAATGTTGAAGGTGATCAGAACTGAAGAAGACGGGCGTGAAATCCTGCTCTACTACATCAAGGCAGGAGAAAGTTGCATTATGTCTTTTCTGGGCGGAATGCACAATGAAAAAAGTATTGTAAAAGCAGAGATAGAAGAAGACGCAGAGATTCTTTTTCTTCCCGTAGATAAGGTTTCTTTATTCATCAAGGAATATCCGGAATGGCTGGATTATATTTTCAGGCTTTATCACAAACGTTTTGAAGAATTACTGGATATCATCAATGCCATTGCCTTTAAGAAAGTAGATGAAAGATTACTGAATCTTCTTCATAAAAAGGCAGAAATTACCGGTACAAATACCATCAATACTACCCATGAGCAGCTTGCCAATGAACTGGGAACCGCCAGAGTAGTAGTTTCCAGACTCCTGAAACAACTTGAAGACGAAGGAAAGGTGAAGCTCGGAAGAAACAAAATTATTCTTCTGGAAACTCTCCATCAGTTGTAAACGACCATATTCCCCTCCGCTAGAGGGGTGGCAAATCAAAGATTTGACGGGGTGGTTCATTTTGAAGTTTCTAAACAATCTAAACGTGAAACAATTTGTGTTTAAAAGCACCCTTATGTAACAAAAGTAGCTGTATATCCCTCCAAACAATTCCATTTTTGTACTCAGAAAGAAAAGATTACAATGGAAATTATAGGGTATACAGCATCAGTTTTAATAGGGATTTCTTTAGGATTAATTGGTGGAGGCGGAAGTATTCTCATCGTTCCGGTATTGGTTTATCTCTTTGGTATAGATGCTTTGCTGGCAACGGAATATTCTCTTTTTATAGTAGGAGTAAGTAGTGTGGTAGGATCATTTTCGTATTTAAAAAAAGGATTGGTGGATCTTAAAATGTCATTGATATTTGGAATACCGTCCATTACTTCAATTTTTATTACCAGAACCTATTTGCTTCCCCTGATTCCTGATGAACTCATTCAGATAAAGAGTTTTCTTATCACTAAAAATATTTTCTTGCTTCTGATTTTTGCAGGTTTGATGATCCTTGCTTCCTACAAAATGATCAGAAACAATTCTTCTACTGTTTCACCGGAAAATCATTCAGATAAAAATTCTTTGTCAGCAGCAGGAGAGGGAACTGTTGTTGGGATTGTAACAGGATTGGTGGGAGCCGGCGGAGGATTTATGATTATTCCCGCTCTCGTTAATCTTTTGAAAGTTCCGATGAAAACAGCCATAGGAACTTCTCTGGTGATTATTTCCCTAAACTCGCTGATTGGCTTTGCTTCCTCTATAAATCATTCTGTAATAGATTGGAAATTATTGATGTCCATTACTTTTATTGCTGTAATAGGAATTGTTATTGGTATACATCTATCAAAAAGAATAGATGGTAAAAAGCTCAAGCCTGCATTCGGGTGGTTTATCTTGGTAATGGGCATTTACATTATTACAAAGGAAATCTATCATATATTAATCATTTAAAAACAGTTATGTAACAAAAGTAACTGTGGCTGAAAATGAAAAACAGGAGATTTGTATCAGATAACAGAATCAAAATATTTAAAAATGAAAATAGAACAGATTTATACAGGTTGTTTGGCTCAGGGTGCTTACTATATTATTTCAAATGGAGAAGCTGCGATCATTGATCCCTTACGTGAAACAAAACCCTACATAGAAAAGCTGAAAAAAGACGGAGTACAATTAAAATATATTTTTGAAACCCATTTTCATGCTGATTTTGTAAGTGGACACGTTGATTTAAGCAAAAAAACAAACGCTCCAGTTGTCTATGGACCGACTGCGAAGCCTGACTTTGAGGCTATCATCGCTGAAGATCATCAGATATTTGAAGTGGGGAAAATTAAAATTAAGGTTCTTCATACACCGGGACATACGTTGGAAAGTTCCTGCTATTTGTTGATGGATGAACATGGAAAAGAAAAAGCTCTGTTCAGTGGAGATACCTTATTTTTGGGAGATGTAGGACGTCCAGATCTTGCTCAGAAAGCCACAGATATGACACAGGATGAGCTTGCAGGATTACTATATGAAAGCCTATACAAAAAAATTCTACCCTTAGCAGATGATATTATGGTGTATCCCGCTCATGGAGCAGGTTCTGCCTGTGGGAAAAATATGCAGAAAGAAACTATGGATACTCTTGGAAATCAAAAGAAAACCAATTATGTCCTGAATCAAAAAAATAAAAAAAGCTTCATCAAAGAAGTAACAGATGGACTTTTACCACCACCGGCCTATTTTGGAATGAATGTGATGATGAACAAAAAAGGCTATCACAGCTTTGATGAGGTTTTGTCACAAGGATTGCAGCCTCTTGCTCCTGAACAGTTTGAGGAAATAGCAGAAGCTTCCGGAGCTTTAGTTCTGGATGTGAGAAACAGCAGTACATTTGTTCAGGATTTCATTCCGCAATCAGTAAATATAGGATTGGATGGTGACTTTGCCCCTTGGGTAGGTGCTTTAATTGCAGATGTGAATCAGCCTATTCTGCTGGTGACAGAAACAGGAGATGAGGAAGAAACAGTAACCAGATTAAGCAGAGTAGGGTTTGATCAGGTTTTAGGATATTTGGATGGAGGCTTTGATGCATGGAAAAAAAGTGGAAAAGAAATAGATCATGTCCCTCGTATTTCTGCCGGACAATTTGAAAAGGAGATTAAAGGAAAAAACGCAAAAATCATTGATATAAGAAGAGAAAGTGAATACAATGCGGAACACATTCATGAAGCCTACAGTAAGCCTTTAGCCTATATCAATGAGTGGATTCATACTTTAGATCCGGAAGAACATTTTTACATGCATTGTGGAAGCGGTTACAGAAGCACAATGGCTGCAAGTATTCTTCAGGCAAGAGGGTACAGAAATTTCACGGAAATTGAGGGTGGTTTTAAAGCCATTGCCTCTACACAGATTAAAAAAAGTGATTTTGTATGTCAGACTAAAATTTTAAAATAAATTAGATTAAAAAAGAATATATGTTGGAGATGATAAAAGAACCATGGCCATGGTATATTGCAGGCCCTTTGATCGGGTTAACTGTCCCCGCCTTACTTATTATGGGAAATAAATCCTTTGGAATAAGTTCTTCACTAAGGCATATCTGCGCTGCCTGTGTACCGGCTAATGTCAATTTTTTTAAATATGACTGGAAAAAAGAAACATGGAACCTATTTTTCGTATTGGGAATTTTCTTCGGTGGAATGATTGCCGCCAACTTTATGCTCAATCCAACTGAAATTATGGTTAATCCTAATCTGAAAACAGAATTGGCAGGCTATGGAATTACAGATTACAGTAATCTTGTTCCGGTTCAGCTGATGAATTTTCAAAGTGTTTTTACACTGAGAGGCTTTATAATGATGGTTGTAGGCGGATTTTTGGTGGGTTTCGGAACACGATATGCAGGTGGATGTACCAGTGGGCATGCCATTATGGGACTTTCTAACTTTCAATGGCCATCTTTGGTGGCAACTGTATGTTTTATGATAGGAGGTTTTCTAATGGCCAATATTATCCTGCCCATGATACTTTCCCTATAAATCTAATTTTAAACTGAATGAAAGAAATGATAAAAGAAAAAGAACATGACGTTCAAGATACTTCTTGTGTAAACGAAGGCGGTCTTCAGCATAAATGGTATCATAATTTGAAATACCTTGCAGCAGGAATTATATTCGGAATTATTTTCGTAAAAGCTGAAGTGATTAGTTGGTTCCGAATTCAGGAGATGTTCCGCCTGCAGTCTTTTCATATGTACGGAATCATCGGAAGTGCCGTGGTGGTGGGAATGATTTCAGTGTTTTTGATTAAGAAATTCAATATCAAAACAATATATGGAGAACCCATTACCTTAGCTCCGAAAAAATTCAATAAAGGACAGATTTACGGTGGATTAATTTTCGGTTTTGGCTGGGCTATTACAGGAGCCTGTCCCGGACCTCTCTTTGCTCAGATTGGAACAGGAGCTCTCGCAGTGTCTGTTACCCTGTTGAGTGCTATAGCCGGAACCTGGGTATACGGATACTTCAGGGATCAATTACCTCATTGATACTTTAAACAAGAAATAATTAAAGAACCATTTCCATATAACAATTTTGTATTGTAGAAATTCAGATTGAAAAATTGGAGGAGGGTTTTAGCCCAAATAAAAAAGACTACGAATAATAATCCGTAGTCTTTTTTTTGTATAAAATTATGAAGATATGAAGTGCTCAGCTCCCAGGGCCATATAAAGATTAATGCGTTCTATTCTGTACTGAAGATCCAGATTAATCAGGTTCATCTCATTTTTAAGAAGATCCCTTTGCTTTCGGATCAGTACAAAACTATTGTTAGCACCCACCTTTATTTGTTTTTGAGTGAGACTAATATTGTTTTTCAATTCATTGATCGCCTTTGTGTTATAGGAGGATTGTTTTTCAATGGAGTGTAGATTGGCTAAAGATGATTCCACTTCATTTAAAGCATTCAGTACCGTTTTTGAATACTCTTCTACGATCTGTTTTTGCTGAGAATCCTTTATTTCTACATTCTTTTTCAGTTTCCCATTGTTGAATAAAGGAGAAACCAATCCACTACCTACCTTTAATAACGGATTGGAAAATAAAGAATTGAGAGATTCCACATTACTTCCGGCGGTTCCTAAAGAAGAACTTATGCTAATGGAAGGCAGTCTTGCCGCTTTGGCCTGCTGTACCTCATAAAAAGCTTTTTCTATTTGAAAATGACTGGCCTGTATATCTGATCTGTTTTCTAGAAGCTGTAACGGAAAAGATTCAGGGATATCATTGTTTACAGGATTAAAAAAACTCTGTGTCATTAGCTTTCCCTCAGGATATTTTCCTGTAAGCAATTCAAGAGATCTTCTGGACTGGATATTCGCGTTTTTAACCTTTTCGAGGTATTCTTCCAGAGAAATAATTTCCGCAGATATATTAGAAATATCCAATGCATTAGCCGTTCCCACCTTTTTTTGGAGGGTGTACAGCTTTTCCAGATCCTTAGACTTCTGAATATAACTTTCAATCTTATCTTCCTGAATATTTCCTGCAATATTTAAAAAATAAGCCTTTGCAATCATGCCCGCAATAGATTGATGCAGCAGGATATTTTGATGCTTTGCCGAAAAATAATTGCTTGTACTTGCCATTTGTGAAGACTTATTTTTACCCCACAGATCTATTTCCCAGCTAGCTTTCAATGCAAGACGACGAAGCTGGGTTTCACTCACCAGATTATTGGAGGTATTGGCAACAGCACTTACACTTGGGTACAGATCACTTCCTGCAATTTCCATAGCCAGTTCCACCTGATTGAGCTTTTCTCTGGCGATAATAATATCAGCATTGTATTGCATTCCCTCATTAATCAGGGCTTCCAGTTGCTGGTCCTTAAGATCTGTGATCCATTCATAAGAAAATGAGTCGGCATCAGTTTTTCGGTCAAAGATCCAGTCATCAGGAATTTGAAGATGAGAAACAATTTCGCTTTTTTCTTTGAGCTGATCCATATTTTCTTTCGTAGGTTCCTTGTATCCAATACAAGAACTTAGGCTTAAAGAAAGAACTCCCAGTACAATTAATTTTTTATACATCTTAGTGAAGTTTAGGGATCAGGAAGTTTATTTTACTGCTAATGCGCACCATTACCTTTCGGATAAGATGAAGTGGCTTGATGTGATCAGAATAGATCACGGCTGTACCTCTTGCCCCAACAGTAAGTTGTTTTTGTTCATCTACCAATACAAACTTGGCAATAAGTTTTCCATCCGTTTCAGGGAGTTGTCTGGCTGTGTCCGGAAGTCCTGCGGTAGATCCGTTTCCGCCCAGCATTCCTCCTGCGTTGTTCATAATACCTTGGCTGGTGGCATCAATAACATATTCAAGCTTGGCTTTTACAACCTTTCCGGGTTCTGTTTTAAGAGCAAGTTCAACCTCATTTCCATTTTTTACAGATTCAAGCTCATTTTGGGCAAAGAACCCAATAACAGATTGCTGCTTTTGAATTAAAACAAAGGCCGACTTAAATGGAGCCATGATAGCCCCCTCATTCAACTGAACATTGGGAATAATACCATCTGTAGGCGCCAGAACAACCGTTTGGGAAAGATTCCATTTCGCCTGATCCAGTTTCGCCTGAATCTCAGAAACAGATGAATTTTCTCCACCATAGGAAGCATTGGATTTTGTTTCCAAAGATTGTTGCTGTGATTGTGCCGCACTGATTCGGGACTGAAGATCACGTACATTGGTAATCGCCTGCTCCAGATCGAACTTGTTTGCAGCACCTGCCTCTACCAATTCCTGATACTGGGCAACCCTTTTATTGGCAAGATCCAGTTGAGACTGCAATCCCGCTATATTTTTTCTGGAGGCTGAAATATCTGTGTTATAGGAATTTACAGTAGCTTTCATATTGCTGAGTTTCGCCTCCAGAGATTTAATCTCCTGTACATAAGGTTCTCTGTCCAGAACAAATAATGTATCTCCTTTCTTTACCTCCTGATTGGTATTTACATATACCTTTTTTACCTTTCCCAAAGCCTGGGTAGTGATGTCAACACTTCTGTTTCCCACCTTTACATCAGAAGTAATGGGGCAGTAGTAATTAAGACTCAGAATTAAAGCAATACTCCCGAAAATAGGAAGAGAGTATACCACAACCTGAGTAGTAAATGTCCAGGGAATAAGTTTAAATTTTTTGATAAGCAGCCAGCAGATTCCGGCATATATGGCAACAAGTAATTCTAGCATTGGGTTTGATTTTCAATTGTGTTACGTTCTTCTTCAGTGTGATCTGTGTCTTTTTTCTGATCATTTTGATTACCATAATCATAGTTGGCCCAGATTAAGGCAACCGGCCATAAAAGGCCTCCAAAAATTAGGGAAAGGAGGCACATGCTTTTTATGGCTTTCAGCTGAGGATGGTTCTTTTCCTCAGCAACCTTTTCAGGATAGATGTGAACTTTCCAGAAAAGATAGATGCCGGCGATTGGTAAAACAAGTAAAATGAACCATGAAGCGGCATTTGCTATATTGTCTTCTACATGACCTGTTGATGCTTGAACAAAATTGCATGATAATAACAGGCAGAGAAGTAAGGATATTCTTTGCATAATATAATTGTATAAGGTAATAATGAAATGTTAAACAAGGTTGTAACTACACCATAATAGGGTAGCTACCTTAGTTTAAAGATAATTCTATAATAGATAATGTTTAGTGAATGATATTCTTCTCATTTTGCTTTTAATAAATTGTGTAACAGTATTTTGAGTAAGCAAAAATAGAATGAATAAAGTGAGAAAAAGTATTCCTAAGTTATTTTTTTCTTTCGTTCCTTTTTCTATGAATGCGTGCAGTCATGCGTGAAAGAGAGTTGGGAGTAATGCCCAGAAAATTAGCAATATACTTTCTGTTGGCATTTTGAGAAGTGAATGGGCGGCTTTCCAGAAACTCTTCATATCTGGAGTGCGGAGAAGTAGAGCAGAACTGCTCAGTACGAAATTTTAAAATACTGATAATCTGTTTCAAAGACTTCAGGTAGATATTATAAATGCCTCTGTGCTGAAAAGCCATTTCTTCAAATTCACTCTTGTTAAATAAAAAAATCTGACTTTCAATAACAGCTTCTATAGTATATTTTCGTTCAATTTCTCCCGAATAAGATTCTGGGCTTTCCATAATAACGGCTTCCTTTTCCGAAGGTAAAAAAAGATTCGTCTCAATACCATTCTCATCATCAAAAAAGCATCTTAGTAAACCATTGGAAAGAATAAACAAATGGTTAAAAGACTGTCCAGGAGCCAC
This genomic interval from Chryseobacterium joostei contains the following:
- a CDS encoding DUF3302 domain-containing protein, whose translation is MQRISLLLCLLLSCNFVQASTGHVEDNIANAASWFILLVLPIAGIYLFWKVHIYPEKVAEEKNHPQLKAIKSMCLLSLIFGGLLWPVALIWANYDYGNQNDQKKDTDHTEEERNTIENQTQC
- a CDS encoding HlyD family secretion protein, which gives rise to MLELLVAIYAGICWLLIKKFKLIPWTFTTQVVVYSLPIFGSIALILSLNYYCPITSDVKVGNRSVDITTQALGKVKKVYVNTNQEVKKGDTLFVLDREPYVQEIKSLEAKLSNMKATVNSYNTDISASRKNIAGLQSQLDLANKRVAQYQELVEAGAANKFDLEQAITNVRDLQSRISAAQSQQQSLETKSNASYGGENSSVSEIQAKLDQAKWNLSQTVVLAPTDGIIPNVQLNEGAIMAPFKSAFVLIQKQQSVIGFFAQNELESVKNGNEVELALKTEPGKVVKAKLEYVIDATSQGIMNNAGGMLGGNGSTAGLPDTARQLPETDGKLIAKFVLVDEQKQLTVGARGTAVIYSDHIKPLHLIRKVMVRISSKINFLIPKLH
- a CDS encoding efflux transporter outer membrane subunit; the protein is MYKKLIVLGVLSLSLSSCIGYKEPTKENMDQLKEKSEIVSHLQIPDDWIFDRKTDADSFSYEWITDLKDQQLEALINEGMQYNADIIIAREKLNQVELAMEIAGSDLYPSVSAVANTSNNLVSETQLRRLALKASWEIDLWGKNKSSQMASTSNYFSAKHQNILLHQSIAGMIAKAYFLNIAGNIQEDKIESYIQKSKDLEKLYTLQKKVGTANALDISNISAEIISLEEYLEKVKNANIQSRRSLELLTGKYPEGKLMTQSFFNPVNNDIPESFPLQLLENRSDIQASHFQIEKAFYEVQQAKAARLPSISISSSLGTAGSNVESLNSLFSNPLLKVGSGLVSPLFNNGKLKKNVEIKDSQQKQIVEEYSKTVLNALNEVESSLANLHSIEKQSSYNTKAINELKNNISLTQKQIKVGANNSFVLIRKQRDLLKNEMNLINLDLQYRIERINLYMALGAEHFISS
- a CDS encoding MBL fold metallo-hydrolase, producing MKIEQIYTGCLAQGAYYIISNGEAAIIDPLRETKPYIEKLKKDGVQLKYIFETHFHADFVSGHVDLSKKTNAPVVYGPTAKPDFEAIIAEDHQIFEVGKIKIKVLHTPGHTLESSCYLLMDEHGKEKALFSGDTLFLGDVGRPDLAQKATDMTQDELAGLLYESLYKKILPLADDIMVYPAHGAGSACGKNMQKETMDTLGNQKKTNYVLNQKNKKSFIKEVTDGLLPPPAYFGMNVMMNKKGYHSFDEVLSQGLQPLAPEQFEEIAEASGALVLDVRNSSTFVQDFIPQSVNIGLDGDFAPWVGALIADVNQPILLVTETGDEEETVTRLSRVGFDQVLGYLDGGFDAWKKSGKEIDHVPRISAGQFEKEIKGKNAKIIDIRRESEYNAEHIHEAYSKPLAYINEWIHTLDPEEHFYMHCGSGYRSTMAASILQARGYRNFTEIEGGFKAIASTQIKKSDFVCQTKILK
- a CDS encoding DUF6691 family protein; the encoded protein is MIKEKEHDVQDTSCVNEGGLQHKWYHNLKYLAAGIIFGIIFVKAEVISWFRIQEMFRLQSFHMYGIIGSAVVVGMISVFLIKKFNIKTIYGEPITLAPKKFNKGQIYGGLIFGFGWAITGACPGPLFAQIGTGALAVSVTLLSAIAGTWVYGYFRDQLPH
- a CDS encoding YeeE/YedE family protein; translated protein: MLEMIKEPWPWYIAGPLIGLTVPALLIMGNKSFGISSSLRHICAACVPANVNFFKYDWKKETWNLFFVLGIFFGGMIAANFMLNPTEIMVNPNLKTELAGYGITDYSNLVPVQLMNFQSVFTLRGFIMMVVGGFLVGFGTRYAGGCTSGHAIMGLSNFQWPSLVATVCFMIGGFLMANIILPMILSL